The Aureispira anguillae genome contains a region encoding:
- a CDS encoding M90 metallopeptidase family protein yields MFAGLIYIPFLLLAGIFFLMAYSNYIIPFSLLWIGIIPFTIAVGAYIIRNGLNEWWYTRHPPGLSDMEKNILARFFPYYRQLSLRHKKKFEDRVSVFRLQKQFQMRLLEKIPGDLQLLLSATAIQLSMGIEGQKEFLSDLGMIVFFPKEFITPDINTQLHHVELNTDIFNCLLIGIEFFVQGLKDPENYYHSGLHGMAKAFKIEHGYSDDDIPYPDKKELLVKLHHLREFKIGYQFLYTGLPNLEVFEMCTEHFFQIPNKMQEHLPEVYRYFMDIYHQDPANENSPIIQNIDDHSQMGGNQEAA; encoded by the coding sequence ATGTTTGCAGGTTTAATTTATATCCCTTTCCTCCTCCTTGCTGGCATTTTTTTCTTAATGGCTTACTCCAACTATATCATTCCATTTTCGCTTCTATGGATTGGTATTATTCCTTTCACAATAGCCGTTGGAGCCTATATTATTAGAAACGGTCTTAATGAATGGTGGTACACCAGACATCCCCCTGGGCTTAGCGACATGGAAAAAAATATTCTTGCTCGTTTTTTCCCTTACTATAGACAACTTAGCTTACGCCATAAAAAAAAGTTTGAAGATCGAGTTTCTGTTTTTCGGTTACAAAAGCAATTTCAGATGCGCTTGTTAGAAAAGATTCCTGGTGATTTGCAACTGTTGCTTTCTGCTACAGCCATCCAGCTATCGATGGGAATAGAAGGACAAAAAGAGTTTTTGAGCGACTTGGGAATGATCGTATTTTTCCCCAAAGAATTTATTACCCCAGATATTAATACACAATTGCATCATGTAGAATTAAATACGGATATTTTCAATTGTTTATTAATTGGCATTGAGTTTTTTGTACAGGGGCTTAAAGATCCCGAAAACTACTATCATTCTGGCTTACATGGAATGGCAAAGGCTTTTAAGATTGAGCATGGTTATTCTGATGACGATATCCCTTATCCAGACAAAAAGGAATTATTGGTGAAGTTGCATCATTTGAGAGAGTTTAAAATAGGCTACCAATTCCTTTATACAGGATTGCCCAATCTGGAAGTTTTCGAAATGTGTACCGAGCACTTTTTCCAAATTCCAAATAAAATGCAAGAACATTTGCCAGAGGTTTATCGTTATTTTATGGACATCTATCACCAAGATCCAGCCAACGAAAACAGTCCCATCATACAGAACATTGATGATCACTCTCAGATGGGTGGCAATCAAGAAGCAGCTTGA